A genomic window from Solanum stenotomum isolate F172 chromosome 10, ASM1918654v1, whole genome shotgun sequence includes:
- the LOC125878396 gene encoding protein TORNADO 2, whose protein sequence is MALSNNVIGCINFVAMLLSIPVIGAGIWLAMEPDNSCVKILQWPVIILGVLILVVALAGFIGGFWRIPALLIFYLIAMLILIILLACLVVFIYMVTIRGSGHMEPSRTYLEYHLEDYSGWLRRRVQSSFKWDRIRTCLSSTSMCAQLNQSYKMAQDFFNAPLSPLQSGCCKPPTQCGYTFVNPTYWISPINNAADMDCLNWNNDQTQLCYSCDSCKAGLLANLKKEWRRADIILLITLVGLIWVYLIGCCAFRNAKTEEIFRKYKQGYADT, encoded by the exons ATGGCATTAAGTAACAATGTGATAGGGTGCATTAACTTTGTAGCCATGCTACTTTCAATTCCAGTAATTGGTGCTGGAATTTGGCTAGCAATGGAACCTGACAACTCTTGTGTCAAAATTCTACAATGGCCAGTAATTATATTAGGGGTTCTTATTTTAGTTGTAGCACTTGCTGGTTTTATTGGTGGATTTTGGAGAATTCCAGCATTATTAATTTTCTACCTTATTGCTATgcttattttaataatattgcTAGCATGTTTGgtggtatttatttatatggtTACTATTAGAGGTTCTGGTCATATGGAACCAAGTAGAACATATTTGGAATATCATCTTGAGGATTATTCTGGTTGGCTTAGAAGGAGAGTTCAAAGTTCTTTCAAATGGGATAGAATTAGAACTTGTCTTAGCTCTACATCAATGTGTGCTCAATTGAATCAAAGTTATAAAATGGCTCAAGATTTTTTTAATGCACCTTTAAGCCCTTTGcag TCAGGGTGTTGTAAGCCACCAACACAATGTGGTTACACATTTGTGAACCCAACATATTGGATTAGCCCAATAAACAATGCAGCAGACATGGATTGTTTGAATTGGAACAATGACCAAACACAACTTTGTTACTCTTGTGATTCTTGCAAAGCTGGATTATTGGCTAATTTGAAGAAAGAATGGAGAAGGGCTGATATTATTTTGCTTATAACTCTTGTTGGATTAATTTGGGTTTATTTGATTGGGTGTTGTGCTTTTAGAAATGCCAAAACTGAAGAAATATTCCGCAAGTACAAGCAAGGTTATGCTGATACTTAA